DNA from Dietzia lutea:
GACGGCAGCGGCAGGCCAGCGGCCACGTCGAACTGGAGGGCGACGAGATCCAGGCCGGTGGTGGCCTCGGTGACCGGGTGTTCCACCTGGAGGCGGGTGTTCATCTCGAGGAAGAAGAACTCGCCGTCGTCGGTGGCCAGGAACTCGACCGTGCCGGCCCCGGTGTACCCGATCGCGGCGGCGGCGTCCCGCGCCGCCTCGTAGAGCTTCTCCCGCATGCCCGGGGTGCGCTCGACGAGCGGGCTGGGGGCCTCCTCGATGACCTTCTGGTGTCGGCGCTGGATGGAACACTCGCGCTCCCCCACCGCCCAGACGGTGCCGTGGGCGTCGGCCATCACCTGGACCTCGATGTGCCGGCCGCGCTCGAGATAGCGCTCGCAGAACACCGCGTCGTCGCCGAAGGCCGACCCGGCCTCGCGCTGCGCGGCGGCGATCTCGTCCTGCAGAGAGTCAAGGGTGCGGACGACGCGCATGCCCCGACCACCGCCACCGGCGGAGGCCTTGATCAGGACGGGGAGCATGTCGGAGGTGACGTCGGCGGGTTCGAGGTCGGTGAGCATCGGCACGCCCGCGTCGGCCATCATCTTCTTAGCCTCGATCTTTGAGCCCATGGCCTCGATGGCGGCGACGGGCGGACCGACCCAGGTCAGACCGGCGTCGATGACGGCGCGGGCGAACCCGGCGTGCTCGGACAGGAAGCCGTACCCGGGGTGGACGGCGTCGGCGCCGGCGGCCTTCGCGGCCTCGACCACCAGGTCGCCGCGCAGGTAGGTCTCTCCCGGGGTGTTGCCCGGCAGGCGGACGGCGGCGTCGGCCTCGCGGGTGTGGGGAGCGTCCGCGTCGGCGTCCGAGAAGACGGCGACGGTGCTCATGCCGAGCGCGCGGGCCGTGTGGTGGACGCGCCGGGCGATCTCGCCGCGGTTGGCCACCAGGACGGACGTGATGGGTGTGGTGCTCATGGTCTCGTTCCTCACATCCGGAAGACGCCGAAGCGGTCGGTTCCGGCGACCTCTCCGGAGTGGATCGCGGACAGGCTGAGGCCCAGCACCGTCCGGGTGTCGCGGGGGTCGATGACGCCGTCGTCGTAGAGCATCCCGGACAGGAACGCCGGCAACGACTCCTTCTCGATCTGGTCGGCGATGGCCGCCTTGAGCCCCTCGACGGTCTCGGGGTCCATCTCCTCCCCACGGGCGGCCGACGCGGCGGCCGCCACCGACGTGACGACGTCGGCGAGCTGCTGGCCGCCCATGACCGCGGACTTGGCGCTGGGCCAGGAGTAGAGGAACCGCGGGTCGAAGGCGCGGCCGCACATCCCGTAGTGGCCGGCGCCGTAGGACGCGGCCGTGATGAGCGACAGGTGCGGGACCTCGGAGTTGGAGACCGCGTTGATCATCATGGCGCCGTGCTTGATGATGCCGCCGCGCTCGTATTCCGAGCCGACCATGTAGCCGGTGGTGTTGTGCATGAACAGCAGCGGGGTGTCGTAGCGGTTGGCCAGTTCGATGAACTGCGTGGCCTTCTGTGCCTCCTCGCTGAAGAGCACGCCGCGGGCGTTGGCGATGATGCCGATCGGGTAGCCGTGGATCTCGGCCCACCCGGTGCACAGGCTCGCGCCGTAGAGGGGTTTGAACTCGTCGAAGTCCGAGCCGTCCACGATGCGGGCGATGATCTCGCGCGGGTCGAAGGGGATCTTGAGATCGTCGGGCACGATCCCCAGGAGCTCGTCGGCGTTATACAGCGGCTCGATCACGTCGGTGCGCGGTGCGCGCCCGGCCTTGGACCAGTTGAGGCGGCGGACGATGCCGCGGGTGATGCGCGCGGCGTCGGACTCGTCGACGGCGAGGTGGTCGGCCAGCCCGGAGACCCGCGCGTGCATGTCGGCGCCGCCGAGCGTCTCCTCGTCGGCGATCTCCCCGGTCGCGGCCTTGACCAGTGGGGGTCCGGCCAGGAAGACCTTGGACCGCTCCTCGATCATGACGACGTGATCGCTCATGCCGGGCACGTAGGCGCCGCCGGCGGTGGAGTTGCCGTACACGACGGCGATGGTGGGGATGCCGGCCTTGGACAGGCGGGTCAGGTCGCGGAAGAGGCCACCGCCCGGGACGAAGACCTCCTTCTGCGTGGGCAGGTCTGCGCCGCCGGACTCGACGAGGCTGATGACCGGGAGCCGGTTCTTCATGGCGACGTCGTTGAGTCGGAGGATCTTGCGCAGCGTCCAGGGGTTGGAGGTGCCGCCCTTGACCGTGGGGTCGTTGGCGATGAGCAGGCACTCGACACCGGAGACGACCCCGATGCCGGCGACCACGGAGGCGCCGGTCTGGAAGTCCGAGCCCCACGCGGCGAGCGCGCACAGTTCGAGGAAGGGCGACTCGCGGTCGAGGATCATGTCGATCCGCTCGCGCGCGGTGAACTTGCCGCGCTCGCGGTGGCGGGCGACCTTGCGCTCGCCGCCGCCGGCCAGCGCCGGTTCGAGGTCGGTGGCGAGCTGGTCCAGCTTGCCCTCCATGGCCTCTCTCGCTGCGCCGAACTCGGCGCTCGTGGTGTCCAGTGTGGACCGCAGGATCGTCATGCCGTGTACCCCAAACGTCGTCCGGCGAGGGTGGTCAGGATCTCGGTGGTGCCGCCGCCGATGCCGAGGAGTCGGACGTCGCGGTACTGGCGGCTCACCTCGGACTCGGCCATGAAGCCGAGACCTCCGAAGAGCTGCACCGCCTGGTTGGCGACCCATTCGGCACACTCGACGGCGGTGTTCTTGGCGAAGCAGACCTCGGCGATGGCGTCGTGCCCGGCGACGGCGAGGTCGGCGCAGCGGTGCGTGTACGTGCGGGCCACGTCGACGCGACGGGCCATCTCGGTGACCGTGTTCTGCACGGCCTGGCGCGACAGCAGCGGGCGCCCGAAGGTCTCGCGCTCGCGGACCCAGGCCAGGGTGAGGTCGAGGCAGCGCTGGGCGTGCGAGTAACCCTGGGCGGCCAGCGCGATCCGCTCGCCCACGAAGCCGATGGCGATCTGCGCGAACCCGTCGTTCTCCGCGCCGACGAGGTTCTCGACCGGCACCCGGCAGTCGGTGAAGGTCAGCTCCGCGGTGTCCGAGGCGCGCCAGCCCAGCTTCTCCAGCGGGGCCGAGCGATGGAACCCCGGGGTGTCGGTGGGGATCACCAGGAGGCTGACGCCGGACGCATCGGGTAGGCCCTCGCCGCCGGTGCGGACCGCGGTGACGACGAAGTCGGCGCGGGTTCCTGAGGTGATGTACGTCTTGGCGCCGTTCACGACGTAGTGGTCGCCGTCCCGCCGGGCACTGGTGGTCAGGTGCCCGACGTCCGAACCCCCGCCGGGCTCGGTGATGGCCAGGGAGCCGATCATCTCGCCGGCCAGCGTGGGGCGGACCCACCGGTCGATCTGGTCGGGGCGTCCGGACTGGGCGAGGTGGGGGGTGGCGATGCCGCAGGTGAACAGGGAGGCGAAGACCCCGCCGGACACGCCGGCCTCGTGGAGGGCCTCGCACACGATGAGGGAGTCGCGCATGTCTCCCCCGCCGCCACCGACCTCCTCGGGGAACGACACGCCGAGCAGGCCGAGATCCCCGGCCGCGCGGTGCAGGTCGCGGGGGATCGCTCCGGCGGCCTCCCACTCGTCCTGGTGCGGCAGGATCTCGCGCTCGGCGAAGCGGGTCGTGGTCTCGCGCAGGGCGAGACGTTCGTCGGTGTACCAGGGGTCCCCGGGTACATGGGGTGGGACGGTGGGGGCTGTACTGCGTGGGACGGTGGGGGCGGTACGGCGTGGGACGGTGGGGGCGGTACGGCGTGGGATGGTCACGCGTTCTCCTCGGCGGCCGCGCGGGCGGCATCGGCGGTGGTGGGCACGGGGGCGGTGATGGAGTCGGGGATGTCGACGTGTCGGGAGCGCAGCCACTCGGCCAGGCCCTTGGCCTGCGGGTCCCAGCGGTAGCCGTGGGCGACGCCCTTGCCGAGGAGACCGTCGATGACGAAGTTCACCGCGTGCAGGCGCGGCAACTCGTAGCGCTCGATCGGCAGGTCGGCGGCCTCGGGCAGCAGGCGGCGGAGCTCGTCGACGGTGAGCGTGGCCAGCATCCAGCGGTAGGCCTGCTCGTCACCGGCCCACAGTCCGATATTGGCCGTGCCGCCCTTGTCACCCGAGCGGGCGCCGAGGACGTCGCCGAGAGGGCGACGGCGGACGGGGCCGGAGGGCGGGACGTAGGCGTCGAGCGGGGCCCCGTCGGCGCCGAGTCCGTCGGAGGCGTGGCCGTCGCCCATCTCCCCGGTCCGCGCCGGCGGCTCGATGTCGACGCGGGTGCCGTCGGGCAGCACGGCCACGTGCGGCACCTCGGTCTGCGGGAGGTAGGCGGGGATGTAGACGCCGTACGGTCCGCCGCGGCCGGGCGGCCCGCTCGGGGTGGCCCCGGGGTAGCTGGAGAGCGTCATCGCGACGGCGGCGTCGGAGAACGCCCGGCCCACCACGTCGGAGTCCGGATCCCAGGCGACGATGGTCATCATGGCGGTCGCGGCGGCCTGGGTGTCGGCGTCGGGGTGATCGGTCCGGTGCAGACGGAAGTCGAGCTGGGCGGGTTCCCGTTCGAGGCCGGCGCGGAACTGCCGCTCGACCAGGGCGGCCTTGTCGGAGATGTCGAGGCCGGTGAGCAGGAAGGTGACCTCGTTGCGGAACCCGCCGAGGCACGTGACGGACACCTTGGTGGCGGGCGGGGCGGGCTCGCCGACGACTCCGGAGATGCGGACGCGGTCGGTGCCCTCCTGCTCCACGACGGCGGTGTCCAGGCGGGTGACGACGTCGGGGCCGCCGTAGCGCGCCCCCGTGACCTCGTACAGCAGCTGCGAGGTGACGGTGCCGACGGTCACGGCGCCGCCCGTGCCGGCGTGCTTGGTGATGATCGAGGTGCCGTCGGCGGAGATCTCCGCGATCGGGAACCCGGGGGTCACCGGGTCGGCGATCTCGCCGCGGTTGAAGAAGGCGTAGTTGCCGCCGGTGGCCTGGGTGCCGCACTCGATGACGTGGCCCGCCGCCGTGGCACCGGCGAGCGCGTCGAGGCCGTCGCGGCCCCAACCGAAGTGGCTGATGGCCGGCCCCACGATGACCGAGGCGTCGGTGACGCGGCCGGTGACGACGATGTCCGCGCCCGCGTCGAGGCAGCGCGCGATCCCGAACGCACCGAGGTAGGCGTTGGCGGTGACGGGGACGCCGGCGACGGCCGGGATGTCGAGCTCGGAGACCCTGGACATGAGGTCGTCACCCTCGACGTGCGCGACGACCGGCGACAGTCCGAGACGCGTACCCAGCTCGCGGATCGCCTCGGCCAGTCCGGCCGGGTTGAGGCCGCCCGCGTTGGCGACGATCTTCACGTTCTTCTCGAGCGCGAGCCCGAGGCAGTCCTCGAGCTGGCGGAGGAACGTCTTGGCGTAGCCGAGCTCGGCGCTCTTCAGCCGGTCCCGGCCCAGGATGAGCATGGTCAGCTCGGCCAGGTAGTCGCCGGTGAGGACGTCGAGCTCGCCGCCCTCGAGCATCTCGCGCATCGCGGAGATGCGGTCGCCGTAGAACCCCGACATGTTACCGACGCGGAGCGGAGGCACCGTCGACTCAGGGCCGACGCGCAGCGGCGCCGACGTGGTGGATCCGGTCATGCCCGCTCTCCCTTCTCGCGGCCGCCGCCGGGGAGGCCGGCGAATGCCTGGGCGATGCGCAGCCACTTCTCGGCGTCGGCGCCGACCGCCTCGAGGGCGGTGTCCTCGCGGTGGACGCGCTGGGTGACCAGCAGGCAGAAGTCGAGGATCGGCCCGGTGACGCGCTGCTCGGCGTCGGCGGGACCGAACTCGACGACGGCGCCGTCGGCCTGCGTGAGCGCGACATACACCTCGGAGGCGGGGGCCTCGAGGCCGTTCATCATGTACGCGAAGGCGCGGGTCTTCCATCCCAGCCGGGCGACGTGCGGGAGGGCTCCCACGAACGCCGGGTCGGAGTCGACCGGGACGCCGAGCGCGTCGGCCACGTCGACCCCGTGGGCCCAGGTCTCCATGATCCGCGCGGTGGTCATCGACTTGGGACGCATCGGCGGCCCGAACCACGGGATCTTCTCCCCCGGGTCCGCGGTCTCGAGAGCGTCGGCGAGCTCACCGCGGGCCCGACGCCAGCGCGCGAGGACCTCGTCGCGGCCGGTGGCCGCGATCTCGGCGGCGCCGACGTCGACGAACCCGGTCGGGTCGGCCTCGGCCTTCTCGACGACCGACCGGAAGGCGTCCGCGTCGCGGATGGCGGTGACCGAGACCTCGTCGGTCCAGGCCAGGTGGGCGATCTGCATGCCGACGTCCCAGCCCGCGGCCGGGGTGTCGGTGTTCCAGCCGTCGACGCCGGCGGCCTCGACGAGCTCATCCAGTCGGGCGTTGAGCGCGGCGAGGGCCGCGTGCGGATCCTCTGTGACGGAGATCTCGGGGTTCGTCATGTGATCACGATGACATCGCTCCACGAAAAAAGCAAGCGTGATTGTTTGCTTTTCGGCCGGGCCTCCGCCAGCCTGGCATACGGTGATGAGCGTCACAGTCACGCCTATCCCTCACCCCTCCCCCGAGCCCCTGGAGACAACGTGCGACTCGACCCCGCCGGCATCGACCCGACCGACCACGCCCTCGCCCGCCGCTGCTCCGTGGGGGACATCCCCACCCGTGCGGCCGCCACGTTCTCTCACCGCACCGCCCTCACCGACGAGACCGGTTCGTGGACGTATCTCGAGCTCGAGTCCGCCGCCAACCGTTTCGCGCACGGGCTGTTCGAGCACGGCATCCGCGAGTCCGAACCGGTCGCGATCCTCTCCCCGAACTGCAGGGAGTTCGTCGCCACCTACTTCGGGACCGCCAAGGCCGGGATGGTCTCGCTGCCCGTCAATCTGCTGTCCGGGCTCGAGAACATCGCACACGCCCTGACCGACTCGGGGACGCGCATCGTCGTCGTCCACGGCTCCCTCGTGGAGCTCGTCCTCGGAGCGACCGCCGCCATCCCCGGCGTCGAGACCCTCGTCGTCGTCGGCGGGGTCCCGGACGGACTCGAGGCCGCGCCCGACGGACCCACGCTTATCGGCTGGGACGACCTGCTGGCCGACGACGACTCCAACCCGGACACCGTGATCGCGGACCGCCAGGTCGTGCAGTGCCTCTACTCGTCCGGGACCACCTCCCGCCCCAAGGGTGTCCTCACGTCCCACCTCGCGGTGACCGTCGCCGCCCTGGGCAACGGCGCGGTGTTCGGCCTGAACTGGGGCGCGGAACCGTCGGTCACCGTGTGCCCCCTCCCCCTGTTCCACACCGCCGGCCTCAACGGCGTCCTGTTGTCCGCGGTGACCATGGGCGCGACGGTCCACCTGCTGCCGGGGTTCGACCCCGTCGGGTACGCCGACACCGTCGCCCGCGTCCGCGCCACGCACCTCGTGGGCCTGCCCCTCATGCTGGAGGCGCTCGCCGACGGCACCGACCGGGGACTCGACCTCTCCTCGGTCCGGTTCCTCCTCTACGCCATGGCCCCGATGTCGGAGGAGATGCGCCGACGCCTCGAGGCAGCGCTCCCCGACGCGCGGATGGTGCTGGCCTCGGGGATGAGCGAGTGCACGCCGGCCACCGTCATGCAGTGGCCCGAACTGTGCCCGGACAAGTCCGACTCGTGGGGCTACCCCACCCCGATCGCCGAGAACCGGATCGCCGAACCCGGCTCCGACGACCTCCTGCCGCCCGGCGCCGACGGCGAGATCGTCTACCGCGGCCCGACCGTCATGGAGGGCTACTGGAACAACCCGCAGGCCAACGCGGAGGCGTTCGTGGGCGGGCGCCTGCACTCGGGCGATCTGGGGCGCATCGACGCCGAGGGCGTGGTGTGGTTCTCCGACCGCGTCAAGGACATCGTCAAGTCCGGCGGCGAGAACGTCTCGTCGCTGCACGTCGAGCGCGTTCTCATGGACCACCCGCACGTCGCGGAGGTGGCCTGCGTCGGGCGCCCCGACCCGACGTGGGGCGAGCTGGTCGTGGCGGTGGTCGTGCCCACCGAGGGCGCCCCGGGCGAGGACGAGCTCAAGGCCTCGGTGCGGGAGTTCGGCGCCGAGCGGCTCCCCTCCTCGCACCGACCGCGCGACGTCGTGGTGGTGGACTCGATCCCCCGCACCGCGACCGGCAAGATCCGCAAGGTTGAGCTGCGCGCGCTCGCCTGACGGCCGGCGCGGGCGGCGTCGGTTCCTAGGGTCCGACCTCGAGCAGCTCACCCGGGATCTCCAGCCGCGCCGCGGCGAGGTCGGCACCCAGCCCGGGCCGCAGCACCTCTCCGCGCGGCGGGCGCGCCACGAGGTTGACCGCGCGGAGGTTGGGCAGCAGGTACAGCCTGGTGTCCATGCCCTCCAGCTCGGGGATGAGCTCGCGGAAGCGCTCCGCGGTGAGCGCGCCCGCGAGCCAGGCGAAGGCCGAGTCGTCCCACGTCCACACCGCGATGTTGACCCCGCGCCCGACGACGCCGCGGCGGACGCTGGCCACCGACCCCAGGGTCGCGGTGACGGGCTCACCGCCCGGGACGGCGCCCGCCGACCACGGGACGGGCAGGTCCCCCGGGCCGATCGGCGCAGTCTCACGCGGCACGGGGACCCGGACGCGCGCGCCGTCGGGCAGCACGACCGTGTGCCCGGACTCGTCCTGCGGCAGCGGGCGGGCCACCCGGGCGGGGCGCCGGCCGTCCGCGCCGCCCTGGCCGCCCCGGCTCATGCCCACCACCGCCACGACCGGCGGTGCCTGCTCGCCGCGGGCCCCGCTGATGCGGACGCGGTCCGTGCCCTCCTGCGCCAGGCGGAGGGAGTCGAGCCGCAGGACGACGTCGGGCGCCGCGTACCTCGCGCCGGCGACGCCGTCGAGGAGCTGGTCGGTGACGGTGCCGACGGTGACCGAGCCGAACGCCGAGGGGTGCCGCGTGATCACCGAGCAACCGTCGTCGGCGATCTCGGCGATCGGGTACCCGCCGGTGACGGGGTCGGTGGTGCGGGTGACGTCGGTGGTGGAGTCGACGACCCCCGTCGCGCCGGGGCCGCCGGAGAGCACGTGCCCCACCGCGACGGAGCCGGCGAGGGCGTCGAGGGCGGACGGCGTCCAGCCGTGGTGCGCCGCCGCGGCGCCGGCGACGAGGGCCTCGCGACTGACGCGCCCGGTGACGACGACGACGGCACCGGCCGCCAGCGCGCGGGCGATCCCGAACGCACCGTGTCGGACGGTGGCCACGTCGACGTCACCGAGTCCGAGTGCGGCCGCCCGGTCCGTCACCTCACCGGGATCGAGGTGGGCCACGGCGAGCTCCACGCCCTTGTCCGCGGCCAGGGCCCGCAGGTCGCGGACGAGGCCAGCCGGGTCGAGCGCACCCGCGTTGGTGACGATCCGGACCCCGCCGGCACGGTTCCCACCGGCACTGTTCTCGCCGGCCCCGCCCGCGCCGAGGCGGTCGAGACACTCGCCGATCTGCACGAGGGCGGCGCGCTCGTAACCCGGGCCGCCCGTCGCCCGCTGCTCGGCCAGGTCGAGCATCGCCTCGTCGGAGAGCATGTCCAGCGCGAGGACGTCGAGGGACGCCGCCGCGAGGAACTCGG
Protein-coding regions in this window:
- a CDS encoding acyl-CoA carboxylase subunit beta, which encodes MTILRSTLDTTSAEFGAAREAMEGKLDQLATDLEPALAGGGERKVARHRERGKFTARERIDMILDRESPFLELCALAAWGSDFQTGASVVAGIGVVSGVECLLIANDPTVKGGTSNPWTLRKILRLNDVAMKNRLPVISLVESGGADLPTQKEVFVPGGGLFRDLTRLSKAGIPTIAVVYGNSTAGGAYVPGMSDHVVMIEERSKVFLAGPPLVKAATGEIADEETLGGADMHARVSGLADHLAVDESDAARITRGIVRRLNWSKAGRAPRTDVIEPLYNADELLGIVPDDLKIPFDPREIIARIVDGSDFDEFKPLYGASLCTGWAEIHGYPIGIIANARGVLFSEEAQKATQFIELANRYDTPLLFMHNTTGYMVGSEYERGGIIKHGAMMINAVSNSEVPHLSLITAASYGAGHYGMCGRAFDPRFLYSWPSAKSAVMGGQQLADVVTSVAAAASAARGEEMDPETVEGLKAAIADQIEKESLPAFLSGMLYDDGVIDPRDTRTVLGLSLSAIHSGEVAGTDRFGVFRM
- a CDS encoding acyl-CoA dehydrogenase family protein, with translation MTIPRRTAPTVPRRTAPTVPRSTAPTVPPHVPGDPWYTDERLALRETTTRFAEREILPHQDEWEAAGAIPRDLHRAAGDLGLLGVSFPEEVGGGGGDMRDSLIVCEALHEAGVSGGVFASLFTCGIATPHLAQSGRPDQIDRWVRPTLAGEMIGSLAITEPGGGSDVGHLTTSARRDGDHYVVNGAKTYITSGTRADFVVTAVRTGGEGLPDASGVSLLVIPTDTPGFHRSAPLEKLGWRASDTAELTFTDCRVPVENLVGAENDGFAQIAIGFVGERIALAAQGYSHAQRCLDLTLAWVRERETFGRPLLSRQAVQNTVTEMARRVDVARTYTHRCADLAVAGHDAIAEVCFAKNTAVECAEWVANQAVQLFGGLGFMAESEVSRQYRDVRLLGIGGGTTEILTTLAGRRLGYTA
- a CDS encoding acyclic terpene utilization AtuA family protein codes for the protein MTGSTTSAPLRVGPESTVPPLRVGNMSGFYGDRISAMREMLEGGELDVLTGDYLAELTMLILGRDRLKSAELGYAKTFLRQLEDCLGLALEKNVKIVANAGGLNPAGLAEAIRELGTRLGLSPVVAHVEGDDLMSRVSELDIPAVAGVPVTANAYLGAFGIARCLDAGADIVVTGRVTDASVIVGPAISHFGWGRDGLDALAGATAAGHVIECGTQATGGNYAFFNRGEIADPVTPGFPIAEISADGTSIITKHAGTGGAVTVGTVTSQLLYEVTGARYGGPDVVTRLDTAVVEQEGTDRVRISGVVGEPAPPATKVSVTCLGGFRNEVTFLLTGLDISDKAALVERQFRAGLEREPAQLDFRLHRTDHPDADTQAAATAMMTIVAWDPDSDVVGRAFSDAAVAMTLSSYPGATPSGPPGRGGPYGVYIPAYLPQTEVPHVAVLPDGTRVDIEPPARTGEMGDGHASDGLGADGAPLDAYVPPSGPVRRRPLGDVLGARSGDKGGTANIGLWAGDEQAYRWMLATLTVDELRRLLPEAADLPIERYELPRLHAVNFVIDGLLGKGVAHGYRWDPQAKGLAEWLRSRHVDIPDSITAPVPTTADAARAAAEENA
- a CDS encoding TIGR03084 family metal-binding protein, with product MTNPEISVTEDPHAALAALNARLDELVEAAGVDGWNTDTPAAGWDVGMQIAHLAWTDEVSVTAIRDADAFRSVVEKAEADPTGFVDVGAAEIAATGRDEVLARWRRARGELADALETADPGEKIPWFGPPMRPKSMTTARIMETWAHGVDVADALGVPVDSDPAFVGALPHVARLGWKTRAFAYMMNGLEAPASEVYVALTQADGAVVEFGPADAEQRVTGPILDFCLLVTQRVHREDTALEAVGADAEKWLRIAQAFAGLPGGGREKGERA
- a CDS encoding class I adenylate-forming enzyme family protein: MRLDPAGIDPTDHALARRCSVGDIPTRAAATFSHRTALTDETGSWTYLELESAANRFAHGLFEHGIRESEPVAILSPNCREFVATYFGTAKAGMVSLPVNLLSGLENIAHALTDSGTRIVVVHGSLVELVLGATAAIPGVETLVVVGGVPDGLEAAPDGPTLIGWDDLLADDDSNPDTVIADRQVVQCLYSSGTTSRPKGVLTSHLAVTVAALGNGAVFGLNWGAEPSVTVCPLPLFHTAGLNGVLLSAVTMGATVHLLPGFDPVGYADTVARVRATHLVGLPLMLEALADGTDRGLDLSSVRFLLYAMAPMSEEMRRRLEAALPDARMVLASGMSECTPATVMQWPELCPDKSDSWGYPTPIAENRIAEPGSDDLLPPGADGEIVYRGPTVMEGYWNNPQANAEAFVGGRLHSGDLGRIDAEGVVWFSDRVKDIVKSGGENVSSLHVERVLMDHPHVAEVACVGRPDPTWGELVVAVVVPTEGAPGEDELKASVREFGAERLPSSHRPRDVVVVDSIPRTATGKIRKVELRALA
- a CDS encoding acyclic terpene utilization AtuA family protein encodes the protein MTTSPRPLRIGNVSASRTDRSSATAEFLAAASLDVLALDMLSDEAMLDLAEQRATGGPGYERAALVQIGECLDRLGAGGAGENSAGGNRAGGVRIVTNAGALDPAGLVRDLRALAADKGVELAVAHLDPGEVTDRAAALGLGDVDVATVRHGAFGIARALAAGAVVVVTGRVSREALVAGAAAAHHGWTPSALDALAGSVAVGHVLSGGPGATGVVDSTTDVTRTTDPVTGGYPIAEIADDGCSVITRHPSAFGSVTVGTVTDQLLDGVAGARYAAPDVVLRLDSLRLAQEGTDRVRISGARGEQAPPVVAVVGMSRGGQGGADGRRPARVARPLPQDESGHTVVLPDGARVRVPVPRETAPIGPGDLPVPWSAGAVPGGEPVTATLGSVASVRRGVVGRGVNIAVWTWDDSAFAWLAGALTAERFRELIPELEGMDTRLYLLPNLRAVNLVARPPRGEVLRPGLGADLAAARLEIPGELLEVGP